A portion of the Coturnix japonica isolate 7356 chromosome 4, Coturnix japonica 2.1, whole genome shotgun sequence genome contains these proteins:
- the PCDH10 gene encoding protocadherin-10 isoform X5 has protein sequence MIVLFLFASLWMLEGALGQLHYTVQEEQEHGTFVGNIAEDLGLDITKLSARRFQTASNSRSPYLELNLETGVLYVNEKIDREQICKQSPSCLLHLEVFLENPLELFRVEIEVLDINDNPPSFPEPDLTVEISESATPGTRFPLESAFDPDVGTNSLRTYEITPNSYFSLDVQTQGDGNRFAELVLDKPLDREQQAVHRYVLTAVDGGQPQQRTGTALLTIRVLDSNDNVPAFEQPVYTVSLPENSPPGTLVLQLNASDPDEGQNGEVIYSFSSHISARARELFGIAPRTGRLEVSGELDYEESSVYQVYVQAKDLGPNAVPAHCKVLVRVLDANDNAPEISFSTVKEAVSEAAAPGTVVALFSVSDRDSEENGQVQCELLQGDAPFRLKSSFKNYYTIVTEGPLDREQPGGDAYTLTVVARDRGEPPLSTSKSIQVRVSDVNDNAPRFSQPVYQVYVSENNVPGAYIYAVSATDRDQGANAQLAYSILESQIQGMSVFTYVSINSENGFLYALRSFDYEQLKEFSFQVEARDAGEEPQPLAGNATVNIIVVDQNDNAPAIVSPLPGRNGTPAREVLPRGAEPGYLVSRVAAVDADDGDNARLTYSIVRGNEASLFRMDWRTGELRTARRVPAKRDPQRPYELVVEVRDHGQPPLSSTASIQVVLVDGAAERPGGGGGGALGAGVGAGGGGGGGEHRPSRSGGDTSLDLTLILIIALGSVSFIFLLAMIVLAVRCQKEKKLNIYTCLASDCCLGCCCCCPCCSRQARARKKKLSKSDIMLVQSSNAPSNPAQVPVEESGSFGSHHHNQNYCYQVCLTPESAKTDLMFLKPCSPSRSTDAEHNPCGAIVTGYADQQPDIISNGSILSSETKHQRAELSYLVDRPRRVNSSAFQEADIVSSKDSGHGDSEQGDSDHDATNRGQSSGMDLFSNCTEECKALGHSDRCWMPSFVPSDGRQAADYRSNLHVPGMDSVPDTEVFETPEAQPGAERSFSTFGKEKSLHNTLERKELDGLLSNTRAPYKPPYLN, from the exons ATGATCGTGCTATTCCTCTTTGCCTCGCTCTGGATGCTGGAGGGGGCCCTCGGCCAGCTCCATTACACGGTGCAGGAAGAACAGGAGCATGGCACATTCGTGGGGAATATCGCCGAAGACCTGGGCTTGGACATTACAAAACTTTCGGCTCGCCGCTTCCAGACGGCGTCCAACTCCCGCAGCCCTTACCTGGAGCTCAACTTGGAGACCGGGGTGCTCTACGTGAACGAGAAGATCGACCGCGAGCAGATCTGCAAGCAGAGCCCCTCCTGTCTGCTGCATCTGGAGGTCTTCCTGGAGAACCCCCTCGAGCTGTTCCGGGTGGAGATCGAGGTGCTGGACATCAACGACAACCCACCCTCCTTCCCCGAGCCCGACCTCACCGTGGAGATCTCGGAGAGCGCCACGCCGGGCACCCGCTTCCCCCTGGAGAGCGCCTTCGACCCCGACGTGGGCACCAACTCGCTGCGCACCTACGAGATCACTCCCAACAGCTACTTCTCACTCGACGTGCAGACGCAGGGCGACGGCAACCGCTTCGCCGAGCTGGTGCTGGACAAGCCGCTGGACCGTGAGCAGCAGGCGGTGCACCGCTACGTGCTGACCGCGGTGGACGgcgggcagccccagcagcgcACCGGCACCGCCCTGCTCACCATCAGGGTACTGGACTCCAACGACAACGTCCCCGCCTTCGAGCAGCCCGTCTACACCGTGTCGCTGCCGGAGAACTCGCCGCCGGGCAcgctggtgctgcagctcaaCGCCAGCGACCCCGACGAGGGGCAGAACGGCGAGGTCATCTACTCCTTCAGTAGCCACATCTCGGCCCGCGCCCGGGAGCTCTTCGGCATCGCGCCGCGCACCGGGCGCCTGGAGGTGAGCGGCGAGCTGGACTACGAGGAGAGCAGCGTGTACCAGGTGTACGTGCAAGCAAAGGACCTGGGGCCCAACGCCGTGCCGGCGCACTGCAAGGTGCTGGTGCGGGTGCTGGACGCCAACGACAACGCGCCCGAGATCAGCTTCTCCACCGTGAAGGAGGCGGTGAGCGAGGCAGCAGCGCCGGGCACCGTGGTGGCCCTCTTCAGCGTCTCGGACCGCGACTCGGAGGAGAACGGGCAGGTGCAGTGCGAGCTGCTGCAGGGCGACGCGCCCTTTCGCCTCAAGAGCTCGTTCAAGAACTACTACACCATCGTCACCGAGGGGCCGCTGGACCGCGAGCAGCCGGGCGGCGACGCCTATACGCTGACGGTGGTGGCGCGGGACCGCGGCGAGCCGCCGCTCAGCACCAGCAAATCCATCCAGGTGCGGGTGAGCGACGTGAACGACAACGCGCCGCGCTTCAGCCAGCCCGTCTACCAGGTGTACGTGAGCGAGAACAACGTGCCCGGTGCCTACATCTACGCCGTCAGCGCCACCGACCGGGACCAGGGCGCCAACGCCCAGCTCGCCTACTCCATCCTGGAGAGCCAGATCCAGGGCATGTCCGTCTTCACCTACGTCTCCATCAACTCCGAGAACGGCTTCCTCTACGCGCTCCGCTCCTTCGACTACGAGCAGCTCAAGGAGTTCAGCTTCCAGGTGGAGGCTCGCGACGCCGGAGAGGAGCCGCAGCCGCTGGCCGGCAACGCCACCGTCAATATCATAGTCGTGGACCAGAACGACAACGCTCCCGCCATCGTCAGCCCGCTGCCCGGCCGCAACGGCACCCCGGCGCGGGAGGTGCTGCCGCGCGGCGCCGAGCCGGGCTACCTGGTCAGCCGCGTGGCGGCGGTGGACGCCGACGACGGCGACAACGCCCGCCTCACCTACAGCATCGTGCGGGGCAACGAGGCCAGCCTCTTCCGCATGGACTGGCGCACGGGCGAGCTGCGCACGGCGCGCAGGGTGCCGGCCAAGCGCGACCCGCAGCGGCCCTACGAGCTGGTGGTCGAGGTGCGCGACCACGGGCAGCCGCCGCTCTCTTCCACCGCCTCCATCCAGGTGGTGCTGGTGGACGGCGCGGCCGAGCGGcccggaggcggcggcggcggagcgctGGGTGCGGGGGTGggcgcggggggcggcggcggaggcggAGAGCATCGGCCCAGCCGCTCCGGGGGGGACACCTCGCTCGACCTCACCCTCATCCTCATCATCGCCTTGGGCTCCGTCTCGTTCATCTTCTTGCTGGCCATGATCGTACTGGCCGTGCGCTGCCAGAAGGAGAAGAAGCTCAACATCTATACCTGCCTGGCCAGCGACTgctgcctgggctgctgctgctgctgcccctgctgcAGCCGCCAGGCGCGGGCCCGCAAGAAGAAACTCAGCAAGTCGGACATCATGCTGGTGCAGAGCTCTAACGCGCCCAGCAACCCAGCGCAGGTGCCGGTGGAGGAGTCGGGCAGCTTCGGATCCCACCACCACAACCAGAACTACTGCTACCAGGTCTGCCTCACTCCCGAGTCCGCCAAGACCGACCTGATGTTCCTcaagccctgcagcccctcccgCAGCACCGACGCCGAGCACAACCCTTGCGGTGCCATCGTGACCGGCTACGCCGACCAGCAGCCTGACATCATCTCCAACGGCAGCATCCTGTCCAGCGAG acgAAACATCAGCGTGCTGAGCTCAGTTATCTAGTTGACAGACCCCGACGGGTAAACAG TTCTGCATTCCAGGAAGCAGACATAGTAAGCTCTAAGGACAGTGGTCATGGAGACAGTGAGCAAGGAGACAGTGATCATGATGCCACTAATCGAGGTCAATCCTCTG GCATGGATCTCTTCTCCAATTGCACAGAGGAATGTAAAGCACTGGGCCACTCAGATCGGTGCTGGATGCCTTCCTTTGTCCCGTCTGACGGACGCCAAGCTGCAGATTACCGCAGCAATCTGCATGTACCTGGCATGGACTCCGTTCCAGACACTGAAGTGTTTGAAACACCAGAAGCCCAGCCGGGGGCAGAAAGATCCTTCTCCACTTTCGGCAAAGAGAAGTCTCTTCACAACACTCTGGAGAGGAAGGAGTTGGATGGACTGCTGTCTAATACACGAGCGCCTTACAAACCACCATATTTGA
- the PCDH10 gene encoding protocadherin-10 isoform X2 codes for MIVLFLFASLWMLEGALGQLHYTVQEEQEHGTFVGNIAEDLGLDITKLSARRFQTASNSRSPYLELNLETGVLYVNEKIDREQICKQSPSCLLHLEVFLENPLELFRVEIEVLDINDNPPSFPEPDLTVEISESATPGTRFPLESAFDPDVGTNSLRTYEITPNSYFSLDVQTQGDGNRFAELVLDKPLDREQQAVHRYVLTAVDGGQPQQRTGTALLTIRVLDSNDNVPAFEQPVYTVSLPENSPPGTLVLQLNASDPDEGQNGEVIYSFSSHISARARELFGIAPRTGRLEVSGELDYEESSVYQVYVQAKDLGPNAVPAHCKVLVRVLDANDNAPEISFSTVKEAVSEAAAPGTVVALFSVSDRDSEENGQVQCELLQGDAPFRLKSSFKNYYTIVTEGPLDREQPGGDAYTLTVVARDRGEPPLSTSKSIQVRVSDVNDNAPRFSQPVYQVYVSENNVPGAYIYAVSATDRDQGANAQLAYSILESQIQGMSVFTYVSINSENGFLYALRSFDYEQLKEFSFQVEARDAGEEPQPLAGNATVNIIVVDQNDNAPAIVSPLPGRNGTPAREVLPRGAEPGYLVSRVAAVDADDGDNARLTYSIVRGNEASLFRMDWRTGELRTARRVPAKRDPQRPYELVVEVRDHGQPPLSSTASIQVVLVDGAAERPGGGGGGALGAGVGAGGGGGGGEHRPSRSGGDTSLDLTLILIIALGSVSFIFLLAMIVLAVRCQKEKKLNIYTCLASDCCLGCCCCCPCCSRQARARKKKLSKSDIMLVQSSNAPSNPAQVPVEESGSFGSHHHNQNYCYQVCLTPESAKTDLMFLKPCSPSRSTDAEHNPCGAIVTGYADQQPDIISNGSILSSETKHQRAELSYLVDRPRRVNSSAFQEADIVSSKDSGHGDSEQGDSDHDATNRGQSSGMDLFSNCTEECKALGHSDRCWMPSFVPSDGRQAADYRSNLHVPGMDSVPDTEVFETPEAQPGAERSFSTFGKEKSLHNTLERKELDGLLSNTRAPYKPPYLTFAISGSQSGL; via the exons ATGATCGTGCTATTCCTCTTTGCCTCGCTCTGGATGCTGGAGGGGGCCCTCGGCCAGCTCCATTACACGGTGCAGGAAGAACAGGAGCATGGCACATTCGTGGGGAATATCGCCGAAGACCTGGGCTTGGACATTACAAAACTTTCGGCTCGCCGCTTCCAGACGGCGTCCAACTCCCGCAGCCCTTACCTGGAGCTCAACTTGGAGACCGGGGTGCTCTACGTGAACGAGAAGATCGACCGCGAGCAGATCTGCAAGCAGAGCCCCTCCTGTCTGCTGCATCTGGAGGTCTTCCTGGAGAACCCCCTCGAGCTGTTCCGGGTGGAGATCGAGGTGCTGGACATCAACGACAACCCACCCTCCTTCCCCGAGCCCGACCTCACCGTGGAGATCTCGGAGAGCGCCACGCCGGGCACCCGCTTCCCCCTGGAGAGCGCCTTCGACCCCGACGTGGGCACCAACTCGCTGCGCACCTACGAGATCACTCCCAACAGCTACTTCTCACTCGACGTGCAGACGCAGGGCGACGGCAACCGCTTCGCCGAGCTGGTGCTGGACAAGCCGCTGGACCGTGAGCAGCAGGCGGTGCACCGCTACGTGCTGACCGCGGTGGACGgcgggcagccccagcagcgcACCGGCACCGCCCTGCTCACCATCAGGGTACTGGACTCCAACGACAACGTCCCCGCCTTCGAGCAGCCCGTCTACACCGTGTCGCTGCCGGAGAACTCGCCGCCGGGCAcgctggtgctgcagctcaaCGCCAGCGACCCCGACGAGGGGCAGAACGGCGAGGTCATCTACTCCTTCAGTAGCCACATCTCGGCCCGCGCCCGGGAGCTCTTCGGCATCGCGCCGCGCACCGGGCGCCTGGAGGTGAGCGGCGAGCTGGACTACGAGGAGAGCAGCGTGTACCAGGTGTACGTGCAAGCAAAGGACCTGGGGCCCAACGCCGTGCCGGCGCACTGCAAGGTGCTGGTGCGGGTGCTGGACGCCAACGACAACGCGCCCGAGATCAGCTTCTCCACCGTGAAGGAGGCGGTGAGCGAGGCAGCAGCGCCGGGCACCGTGGTGGCCCTCTTCAGCGTCTCGGACCGCGACTCGGAGGAGAACGGGCAGGTGCAGTGCGAGCTGCTGCAGGGCGACGCGCCCTTTCGCCTCAAGAGCTCGTTCAAGAACTACTACACCATCGTCACCGAGGGGCCGCTGGACCGCGAGCAGCCGGGCGGCGACGCCTATACGCTGACGGTGGTGGCGCGGGACCGCGGCGAGCCGCCGCTCAGCACCAGCAAATCCATCCAGGTGCGGGTGAGCGACGTGAACGACAACGCGCCGCGCTTCAGCCAGCCCGTCTACCAGGTGTACGTGAGCGAGAACAACGTGCCCGGTGCCTACATCTACGCCGTCAGCGCCACCGACCGGGACCAGGGCGCCAACGCCCAGCTCGCCTACTCCATCCTGGAGAGCCAGATCCAGGGCATGTCCGTCTTCACCTACGTCTCCATCAACTCCGAGAACGGCTTCCTCTACGCGCTCCGCTCCTTCGACTACGAGCAGCTCAAGGAGTTCAGCTTCCAGGTGGAGGCTCGCGACGCCGGAGAGGAGCCGCAGCCGCTGGCCGGCAACGCCACCGTCAATATCATAGTCGTGGACCAGAACGACAACGCTCCCGCCATCGTCAGCCCGCTGCCCGGCCGCAACGGCACCCCGGCGCGGGAGGTGCTGCCGCGCGGCGCCGAGCCGGGCTACCTGGTCAGCCGCGTGGCGGCGGTGGACGCCGACGACGGCGACAACGCCCGCCTCACCTACAGCATCGTGCGGGGCAACGAGGCCAGCCTCTTCCGCATGGACTGGCGCACGGGCGAGCTGCGCACGGCGCGCAGGGTGCCGGCCAAGCGCGACCCGCAGCGGCCCTACGAGCTGGTGGTCGAGGTGCGCGACCACGGGCAGCCGCCGCTCTCTTCCACCGCCTCCATCCAGGTGGTGCTGGTGGACGGCGCGGCCGAGCGGcccggaggcggcggcggcggagcgctGGGTGCGGGGGTGggcgcggggggcggcggcggaggcggAGAGCATCGGCCCAGCCGCTCCGGGGGGGACACCTCGCTCGACCTCACCCTCATCCTCATCATCGCCTTGGGCTCCGTCTCGTTCATCTTCTTGCTGGCCATGATCGTACTGGCCGTGCGCTGCCAGAAGGAGAAGAAGCTCAACATCTATACCTGCCTGGCCAGCGACTgctgcctgggctgctgctgctgctgcccctgctgcAGCCGCCAGGCGCGGGCCCGCAAGAAGAAACTCAGCAAGTCGGACATCATGCTGGTGCAGAGCTCTAACGCGCCCAGCAACCCAGCGCAGGTGCCGGTGGAGGAGTCGGGCAGCTTCGGATCCCACCACCACAACCAGAACTACTGCTACCAGGTCTGCCTCACTCCCGAGTCCGCCAAGACCGACCTGATGTTCCTcaagccctgcagcccctcccgCAGCACCGACGCCGAGCACAACCCTTGCGGTGCCATCGTGACCGGCTACGCCGACCAGCAGCCTGACATCATCTCCAACGGCAGCATCCTGTCCAGCGAG acgAAACATCAGCGTGCTGAGCTCAGTTATCTAGTTGACAGACCCCGACGGGTAAACAG TTCTGCATTCCAGGAAGCAGACATAGTAAGCTCTAAGGACAGTGGTCATGGAGACAGTGAGCAAGGAGACAGTGATCATGATGCCACTAATCGAGGTCAATCCTCTG GCATGGATCTCTTCTCCAATTGCACAGAGGAATGTAAAGCACTGGGCCACTCAGATCGGTGCTGGATGCCTTCCTTTGTCCCGTCTGACGGACGCCAAGCTGCAGATTACCGCAGCAATCTGCATGTACCTGGCATGGACTCCGTTCCAGACACTGAAGTGTTTGAAACACCAGAAGCCCAGCCGGGGGCAGAAAGATCCTTCTCCACTTTCGGCAAAGAGAAGTCTCTTCACAACACTCTGGAGAGGAAGGAGTTGGATGGACTGCTGTCTAATACACGAGCGCCTTACAAACCACCATATTTGA
- the PCDH10 gene encoding protocadherin-10 isoform X1, which translates to MIVLFLFASLWMLEGALGQLHYTVQEEQEHGTFVGNIAEDLGLDITKLSARRFQTASNSRSPYLELNLETGVLYVNEKIDREQICKQSPSCLLHLEVFLENPLELFRVEIEVLDINDNPPSFPEPDLTVEISESATPGTRFPLESAFDPDVGTNSLRTYEITPNSYFSLDVQTQGDGNRFAELVLDKPLDREQQAVHRYVLTAVDGGQPQQRTGTALLTIRVLDSNDNVPAFEQPVYTVSLPENSPPGTLVLQLNASDPDEGQNGEVIYSFSSHISARARELFGIAPRTGRLEVSGELDYEESSVYQVYVQAKDLGPNAVPAHCKVLVRVLDANDNAPEISFSTVKEAVSEAAAPGTVVALFSVSDRDSEENGQVQCELLQGDAPFRLKSSFKNYYTIVTEGPLDREQPGGDAYTLTVVARDRGEPPLSTSKSIQVRVSDVNDNAPRFSQPVYQVYVSENNVPGAYIYAVSATDRDQGANAQLAYSILESQIQGMSVFTYVSINSENGFLYALRSFDYEQLKEFSFQVEARDAGEEPQPLAGNATVNIIVVDQNDNAPAIVSPLPGRNGTPAREVLPRGAEPGYLVSRVAAVDADDGDNARLTYSIVRGNEASLFRMDWRTGELRTARRVPAKRDPQRPYELVVEVRDHGQPPLSSTASIQVVLVDGAAERPGGGGGGALGAGVGAGGGGGGGEHRPSRSGGDTSLDLTLILIIALGSVSFIFLLAMIVLAVRCQKEKKLNIYTCLASDCCLGCCCCCPCCSRQARARKKKLSKSDIMLVQSSNAPSNPAQVPVEESGSFGSHHHNQNYCYQVCLTPESAKTDLMFLKPCSPSRSTDAEHNPCGAIVTGYADQQPDIISNGSILSSETKHQRAELSYLVDRPRRVNSSAFQEADIVSSKDSGHGDSEQGDSDHDATNRGQSSGMDLFSNCTEECKALGHSDRCWMPSFVPSDGRQAADYRSNLHVPGMDSVPDTEVFETPEAQPGAERSFSTFGKEKSLHNTLERKELDGLLSNTRAPYKPPYLMGKIPVASSQLPLKLNCSACPCISSCY; encoded by the exons ATGATCGTGCTATTCCTCTTTGCCTCGCTCTGGATGCTGGAGGGGGCCCTCGGCCAGCTCCATTACACGGTGCAGGAAGAACAGGAGCATGGCACATTCGTGGGGAATATCGCCGAAGACCTGGGCTTGGACATTACAAAACTTTCGGCTCGCCGCTTCCAGACGGCGTCCAACTCCCGCAGCCCTTACCTGGAGCTCAACTTGGAGACCGGGGTGCTCTACGTGAACGAGAAGATCGACCGCGAGCAGATCTGCAAGCAGAGCCCCTCCTGTCTGCTGCATCTGGAGGTCTTCCTGGAGAACCCCCTCGAGCTGTTCCGGGTGGAGATCGAGGTGCTGGACATCAACGACAACCCACCCTCCTTCCCCGAGCCCGACCTCACCGTGGAGATCTCGGAGAGCGCCACGCCGGGCACCCGCTTCCCCCTGGAGAGCGCCTTCGACCCCGACGTGGGCACCAACTCGCTGCGCACCTACGAGATCACTCCCAACAGCTACTTCTCACTCGACGTGCAGACGCAGGGCGACGGCAACCGCTTCGCCGAGCTGGTGCTGGACAAGCCGCTGGACCGTGAGCAGCAGGCGGTGCACCGCTACGTGCTGACCGCGGTGGACGgcgggcagccccagcagcgcACCGGCACCGCCCTGCTCACCATCAGGGTACTGGACTCCAACGACAACGTCCCCGCCTTCGAGCAGCCCGTCTACACCGTGTCGCTGCCGGAGAACTCGCCGCCGGGCAcgctggtgctgcagctcaaCGCCAGCGACCCCGACGAGGGGCAGAACGGCGAGGTCATCTACTCCTTCAGTAGCCACATCTCGGCCCGCGCCCGGGAGCTCTTCGGCATCGCGCCGCGCACCGGGCGCCTGGAGGTGAGCGGCGAGCTGGACTACGAGGAGAGCAGCGTGTACCAGGTGTACGTGCAAGCAAAGGACCTGGGGCCCAACGCCGTGCCGGCGCACTGCAAGGTGCTGGTGCGGGTGCTGGACGCCAACGACAACGCGCCCGAGATCAGCTTCTCCACCGTGAAGGAGGCGGTGAGCGAGGCAGCAGCGCCGGGCACCGTGGTGGCCCTCTTCAGCGTCTCGGACCGCGACTCGGAGGAGAACGGGCAGGTGCAGTGCGAGCTGCTGCAGGGCGACGCGCCCTTTCGCCTCAAGAGCTCGTTCAAGAACTACTACACCATCGTCACCGAGGGGCCGCTGGACCGCGAGCAGCCGGGCGGCGACGCCTATACGCTGACGGTGGTGGCGCGGGACCGCGGCGAGCCGCCGCTCAGCACCAGCAAATCCATCCAGGTGCGGGTGAGCGACGTGAACGACAACGCGCCGCGCTTCAGCCAGCCCGTCTACCAGGTGTACGTGAGCGAGAACAACGTGCCCGGTGCCTACATCTACGCCGTCAGCGCCACCGACCGGGACCAGGGCGCCAACGCCCAGCTCGCCTACTCCATCCTGGAGAGCCAGATCCAGGGCATGTCCGTCTTCACCTACGTCTCCATCAACTCCGAGAACGGCTTCCTCTACGCGCTCCGCTCCTTCGACTACGAGCAGCTCAAGGAGTTCAGCTTCCAGGTGGAGGCTCGCGACGCCGGAGAGGAGCCGCAGCCGCTGGCCGGCAACGCCACCGTCAATATCATAGTCGTGGACCAGAACGACAACGCTCCCGCCATCGTCAGCCCGCTGCCCGGCCGCAACGGCACCCCGGCGCGGGAGGTGCTGCCGCGCGGCGCCGAGCCGGGCTACCTGGTCAGCCGCGTGGCGGCGGTGGACGCCGACGACGGCGACAACGCCCGCCTCACCTACAGCATCGTGCGGGGCAACGAGGCCAGCCTCTTCCGCATGGACTGGCGCACGGGCGAGCTGCGCACGGCGCGCAGGGTGCCGGCCAAGCGCGACCCGCAGCGGCCCTACGAGCTGGTGGTCGAGGTGCGCGACCACGGGCAGCCGCCGCTCTCTTCCACCGCCTCCATCCAGGTGGTGCTGGTGGACGGCGCGGCCGAGCGGcccggaggcggcggcggcggagcgctGGGTGCGGGGGTGggcgcggggggcggcggcggaggcggAGAGCATCGGCCCAGCCGCTCCGGGGGGGACACCTCGCTCGACCTCACCCTCATCCTCATCATCGCCTTGGGCTCCGTCTCGTTCATCTTCTTGCTGGCCATGATCGTACTGGCCGTGCGCTGCCAGAAGGAGAAGAAGCTCAACATCTATACCTGCCTGGCCAGCGACTgctgcctgggctgctgctgctgctgcccctgctgcAGCCGCCAGGCGCGGGCCCGCAAGAAGAAACTCAGCAAGTCGGACATCATGCTGGTGCAGAGCTCTAACGCGCCCAGCAACCCAGCGCAGGTGCCGGTGGAGGAGTCGGGCAGCTTCGGATCCCACCACCACAACCAGAACTACTGCTACCAGGTCTGCCTCACTCCCGAGTCCGCCAAGACCGACCTGATGTTCCTcaagccctgcagcccctcccgCAGCACCGACGCCGAGCACAACCCTTGCGGTGCCATCGTGACCGGCTACGCCGACCAGCAGCCTGACATCATCTCCAACGGCAGCATCCTGTCCAGCGAG acgAAACATCAGCGTGCTGAGCTCAGTTATCTAGTTGACAGACCCCGACGGGTAAACAG TTCTGCATTCCAGGAAGCAGACATAGTAAGCTCTAAGGACAGTGGTCATGGAGACAGTGAGCAAGGAGACAGTGATCATGATGCCACTAATCGAGGTCAATCCTCTG GCATGGATCTCTTCTCCAATTGCACAGAGGAATGTAAAGCACTGGGCCACTCAGATCGGTGCTGGATGCCTTCCTTTGTCCCGTCTGACGGACGCCAAGCTGCAGATTACCGCAGCAATCTGCATGTACCTGGCATGGACTCCGTTCCAGACACTGAAGTGTTTGAAACACCAGAAGCCCAGCCGGGGGCAGAAAGATCCTTCTCCACTTTCGGCAAAGAGAAGTCTCTTCACAACACTCTGGAGAGGAAGGAGTTGGATGGACTGCTGTCTAATACACGAGCGCCTTACAAACCACCATATTTGA